The window aggtattttgcttttttatttttcttttattcgaaATATCTCTTTAGAACCTTTTCTTTATCTAAATGGGTTGCCGGCCCTTCCTAGCAATAGTGGGGAGGCGATGGCGAGGGCTGTTGCCTGtaatctgcatcttcaatttttttaaatttaatttaattaatatttatattaattatctaacCATATCAataaaatgacgtcgtttttgcacttgtctaaTCACATTAGTATGTAAAATGACttcgttttgcacttgtctagTTGGAAAATCATCATGTTAGCATTTTAGCCGAATTTTCTTGTCATTAGCACTTAACTAATCTGTTTTGCTCTGAttagtacttaagtgtcactttattAACTTTTAACATTTAAGTGTCCATCCGtattaaattttggcatttcaAGGGTTCGGGCATCCTTACTTATCTAATAGCATCTATTTTATCAATTCGATAGTAGCCACTTTAACTATAAGAGATTAGCTACAATTCTTTAGTTACgaattttttgaattgatcCTCTAGGATTATTTGTTTGTCATAGAAAGGGCATCATgttatttgacttttttaatTATCCTCTAGCATCATGCATGCACTGTTATGTTTTAGTGCCCTTTTGAAGtcgttttctttcttcaataaagtaATTGTGTTAATGGGTAATTtatgggaaaattatctaaaaaatcctaaacctattgcatgtttgctaattcagttctaaaacCTTTAATTATGCAACTTTAATTCttaactttttcaagtttttccaATCTACGTGACATGATTGGCATTTACGTCAACAATTTTctatcaaaattggccaaatagacTTAACTTGcaatattatgaaaatatttagcatttaattggcataattaaaaagtttatgactgaattagcaatATTGCAAtcaatttaagactttttggacaattttttcagTAATCTATTATTAACTAATTTGTATTTGCATGTAAAATATGTGCTAACATCCAAGTTAGatcactttaatttttttttgttaaaattttggTATCATGTCATGTAACACATTATCGATTTATTAATACTATTTATCTATAAAATATAGCAAAATGCTTTACCAAATGGTTTCACATATTCTGCATATGCTAGAATTTGGAACCTATCTTGTCACATGTTTTAGAGTTTGCTCAAGTTCTACTTGTATTATTAATCGAATTATAGCAGTGAATTATCATCTTTAATAACCATCACTTCTCACAACTTACATTGACTTAtacgaaaaatatgaaatattaataaagtaaaagtcttaataataaaatggaaatttaGATTTGTGGTTCATGATTATACACTTGCCAAGCAATACTGTATGATCATGCAAATGTATagatcaagaaaaacacaaaaacttgttttAAGTTCTATCTACCTAGAACCTAAAGCCTACTAGCCGAAAcaagttctctaatttttgaaacttaGAACTTATCCTGCATACCTTGAAACCCGGAATCGGATAGATTCTCACCGGTCTGGTTTTTCAGTTTTATCCTGGAACCATGCTTATCCCTAATTGATAGCGAGTGTTGAATTGCGTTCTCATAAACTATAGAGTATTTGAAATATAATAGATAGAAGGTTTTATCATAAGAGTTATCAATAATTATGCCCTTAATTATATTTACTTATGATATATGATCATCCATAACACATAACCCtctaaataaatatcattttcGTTCTGTAGACTTTCCGCAATAATGCATAGACATTTTCTAGTAAGTTGCTAATAgtagctttttattttctaatattcatCTATTTGTCAAGCatggaatataattttttgggatgatggatagaaattttattaatcCACAAATAACATTTATTTATCAAACATAGGCTACCAtgttactatatatatatatgcattgtTTAACTTTTAGCGAGCATCCTATTTATATGATTCATTTGTTAAATATTGACTGTAACGTTATATTATACGGTCACGATATCACATGCCTTTCAAGTTGACATCACTAACTTATGGGGTTCATGACGGGAAAACAAACCCGATCATTTATGTGGGGACAGGGGAGTTGATGGTTTGCTATGAGGAGGTTGTAAGTACATTTTGCGAGAATCAAAAAACAAACTTGAGGTGATGCAAGTGTAGGCAGAAGGGTGAAAATGGAATCAGTCGCATGGAGGGCCGTTGCCTCGATGAGAACGTGTGAATCCTCGAAAGGGAAGTGGGACAAATGGCCCCAAGAAGAATACACTATCGATGGTCCCTCTTCTCTTGAGAAGAGGGACCATCCCATTCGTGTTCTTCCGCGTGGACGGTGAAGGCAAGGAAGGCTTTTGCAGTGGCAGACAAAATCGGAATTGACCAAAGAGGCTCGCCCGTTGCTTTCCCTCCAAAAGTTGAAGATGCCATTGCCACCTCCCCACTTGACGTTTGCCTTTTTCGGTACGCCTCTTTGTAGGAAGTAACGTTGCAGGAGCCTAAAGATATTCGTACCCGTGATTTTGACGTTCGTCGTTCCTTAGCCCATGGTATACGTTCACGACTCGAAGGCGATGATTTTCCATCCCCCAATCCGACACATGTGGGAATGTGCTGCACTGGATTTCCTGCAGAGAGCAATGGCCTGACATGTGACTGGGCTAGTGGAAGCCCATCACTGTTCCTCAGTTTTTTCGACTGCGGGGCTTATATACATCACGTGAGTGATGATGGCCTTTAGCCAGGAGCAGAGATTCATCGCTCCTCTTTCCTTGTCCATAGCTGCTGGATCCGTCCGGTTCCGCCCCCAATGATTTCTctcgcttcttttttttttttgttttcttctttttaattcgGTGGAACGTATATTGAATTGTAGTCCTTCTACGCAGTAGCTTATAGAGAAGTCATATTGGAATCTTGTGTACATACTGATGGTTTCAATGCAAGTTGATTTCATAGAGACGATGTCAAGGGGATTATACCCCAAACGGACGATGAACTATAAAAGAATGCTGTACATTCTacagcaaaataaataaaaaggtttaaaaaagaagaagattagaTTGATAGGAGGACCATCAATCACTTTATATCTACGGTAGTTAACAAGGTAATGAGGaccataaaattttgatatttggtCCCTTTGAATCAATAACTCAATGAAAGGGAGTCGTGTGAAAACGCAACCCGACGATCAAGCCAATCGGTCAAGAAAATTCGATTTGGTTTTGCTATGAGGTCTTAGATCCAAAACTGAATTATGATTGCTTGTAGTCTAAAAATGGTCTTTATGGCGATGACGTCGTCGAGCCATTTGGACGGTGTTAATTTAATCTGGTTCTCTGCTACAATGGGGAGTTATCTAGAAGTAGTATCGGTTCAAGAGACTTTCAGTTTCAGGTTAAGCTAAACACTAATGGACAGCTCTGGCTTTCAAACCCTACTAGTCTAGGAATGGCCGATGGAAACGACCCATCATCGCCCACTGTTCTTGGTCAAGTTGCAGTTTATCAGATGTTACGTACAAGCACATGCATACAGTGCGAGTACTCAGATGAGATGatgggagggagagagatagagaggtaCTCGTTGCTTTGAATTGGAGGAGGTTCcttgtatttttcaaatgagGAGGGTCATGTGAACCAGATCCAAATTATTAGCAGGGGCAGAGCATAAGCCATGGGAAACCCATGAGAGGCCAAAACTAAGAATGATAAAAGAAATGTTTCTCCCTCCTCGGGAGGTGGGATTTCATCATGAGCCCTGCAATCATGGGTTGATTAACTTAATTAGCCATTTGCTTCTTCCGAAGGAATCCTCTTTTGTTTATTGAGTTGGAGAGCATAAGCTTGGAGCTCAAAGCCTTGCTTTTAATGGGAATTGTACGAATTGTCCGTCTCCATCGAAGTTTGACCGAGCAACCAGATCTCCTCTTTCCCTTGCAAATTGGGCAAGTGCCCCCTCACTTTATATCCTTAATTAACTGTTGCACCATTTTGTCTTATCTAGTTCTGACGCATAAAATAGCTCTCCACTTGGTCAAACTATCTTAAGATGCTCCACAACTATGTTTTGTCATTGTCATTGTCATTGTTTCCAGCCCAGCCCCCCCCTAATCAAACTATACAATGCAAATTGTACAATGCAAATTGTACTAATTCTCATTAGAGCCTTTCCCCTTCAAActattatatatattcttgatGATGAGGTAACCGATCAAGCCACATGGACTTAGCTCATTGTTTGCAGCATCATCTTGACAATATATGGAGATGgcatttaattatgtttttcttcCTAAGGTACAAAGACGTACACCAGATACCTCTGCATCTCCACATTTTCTTATACAGAGAGATCTTCCTACAGCATTTTTTTAGTCCTTGAAAGATAATCATACATCGCGAAGTACGATCATATCATGTGCATCAGGGTTACTTtaagaagaaatgaagttgGTTAACtttggcatgatgatgatgcattgCTCCGATGATGTCGAATATGTGAAGATGAAAGCTGAAGAAAGGGGTTGCATGTTCCCTTCGCTTCATTAGTGCAATTTAAGAAGTCAACCCCATGGGCTTCGTGGTTTATTCTAACATCATTCCATACTTTgcgataaaaagaaaaagaatggggAGGCCACATGGGTTTCTCCAAAGCCATTTCGCTTCTAGGATTCGCTCGGCCATCCCAAACCCATTAAACAAAAGGGGTCGTGAAAAGCTCGCCAATGATTAATATATCATCAATCAGTGCATTTAATTACTAACCAGAGCTCCAAACACCAACACCAATGTGCTGTGCAGGGTCAATTATTACGAGGAGCATGCATGAGGATGATGCCTTTCTAGGCGGTTTGACTGTTGAGACAGTTGAATCAGAGAGAAACCAGTAATATTCGTGAGGAAAGAGGAGACTCTGCACCTGCTTGTCTAATGTCTAGCACCGTATAGTTTGCTTTACAAACACACATTTACAGTTAATAAAATATAACGCACGAAAAGCCGAGCACTGCCTAGCAGTTCAGTACTGACTTTTCATGTGGATCTGTATCCGAGGCACGGAAAGACAATATAGTAAAAAGGGCCACAGAAACCAAGATAGAAAGGCCAAATGCATCAGGTATTCCCTTTAATTATTCGTAAGAGGCAGTTGCAACCAGCAACCGACGGACTCTAAGTTCGACGTATTGCTTAAATAACGGAGTAGAACATGCATTGAATATTCCGACGCACCTTGACCAAGCACCCCCCCTCAACTAGCTTATAAATCCCGAAACCTCACCACCATTTGAGTTCGACCCCAATACGAGACGTTTGCGAAAATCCCATTTTCTTGAAGGCACATCAACTTCATGGATTCTAAGAAGTCTAACAAGATCAGTGACATTGTTAGGCTTCAACAGATCctcaagaaatggaaaaagatcGCAAACGCCCCCAAGAACACCAACAGAAGTGGCAATAGCAGCACAGGCAACTCCAATTCAACTACCACTTCCACGGGAAATGGCAGCAAAAGCATCAAGTTTCTGAAGAGAACTCTTTCCTTCTCGGACGTCACAGCATCGTCTAGTGACGCCGTCCCCAAAGGCTTTTTGGCCGTCTCTGTGGGGAAAGAGCTGAAGAGATTTGTGATCCCTACTGAGCATTTAAGACACCCGGCATTCGGGATACTTCTgcaagaagcagaagaagagtTTGGCTTCCAACAGGAAGGAGTTCTCAAGATTCCATGTGAAGTGCGTGTTTTCGAGATGATCTTGAAGGCTGTCGAGGAAAAAAGAGACGTCACATTCTTCTCGCATGAGTATGTAGAGAAAGATGCCATTAGCTGTGGCTCATCCGATTGTGAGCTCACACCTTCTCATCACCCCCAAATGTGCAGATAACTTCTGCTTTCATGTTTCTCTCTTACTTTCTTCTTTATGTATTTTGGTCCTCTGAGTGATATTACTTATACTTTTAAAGGCAATGTAGGAGTGGCAATGAAGAACAGAGCAACATAAAAATAGGAGTGAATAAGGTGGGCTTTCTTTGATGGCCAAAAGGCAGACTTGTTTTGGGGAGAAATAGTTTTTAGTTGGCGACTTTAAACCAAGGGTTGCTATTGGCcataaaaacagaaaagtaaAACCAAGGGTTGCTCTCTTTAATTATATCTACCATTAAATGAAGCAGAAATTGAACCATTACCACCTTGCAGCTCACTGATGCTTCTAGCTGATCTGTGCTCTTTCCCTTGTTATGCCATTACATGTACTCTGAAATTAAGATCGACTCCAGTCCACTTCTGTGGATAAACACATTTATCCTACATGAATGTCTACTATAACTCTCTAGATCATTATCTGATCCATGCTCTTTCCCTTGTTGTGCCATTACATGTACTCTGAAATTAAGATCGACTCTAGTCCACTTCTGTGGCTAAACAGAGTTATCCTGCATGAATGTCTACTATAACTCTCTAGATCATTATCAAATTGCATGAATTAGTGTTAGAAACTCCAACTCAACAGCTtaactcaaaagcttaaactgACAAGCGAAAGGAGACTACATTATGACCAGTTATCAATCGATGTGGGATAATACTTCAATACACCCTCTCACGAGCAAGTTGGATTACGAATTGCACAGGGAATTTTGATTATGCACattcatgtgaaatttttttaccacgcaCCTTTGCGTAAGGGGTTACTAGGGGTTACTGGCTCTTATACCATGTTAGAAATTCGGGTTAGACTTTCTAACAATTAAAACAAAGtgcacataaaatatatattattttatcgTATCCTGTCTTATTCTTTCCAATAAAGCCCACAGACCTCTAAAAAGTTACAGCTACACTCCCTCGAAAACAGGGAGGATCTACGCGTTCACTTGGACTTGGacttaaagatcaaaatgccTTGTGTTCCTAGATCATAGTCACTCCCATAGTCTCACCAGTTTCCAGAGAATGACATTTAGACTGGTGGTTCAAGCAGGAGCATGAGTCCATGCCCCTGCTCATGTCTTTGCATAACAATATACGGAGTACAAGTTCAGCAAGCAAGTGGTTCAAGCCACATATTATGCAATATATAGATTTGGACTGAGCTTATGCAGTTTATTATCAAACAGAGGAGAAAATGAACCAAGAGACACGACAAGGCATCAAGGGGATGAATTAATCCATCTAaatgaaattccaaataataggagccaaaaataaaagaacagcaTAACCTCGGTCTTTGATGGCTCTAGATTTCGACAGACTACAAGAAATAAACCTTTCTAATATCCATTCATTATATAAAACAACTCAAACGAAATCATACAAGCAGTCATCTATCTCATGTCTATACAATCCTATAAAGCCAAATGGACTTTTAAATTGAGTCAAGGCTCCCGTCCCTAACAAGTGAATGCAGTGGAGAAAGTCACTCACTGTCCTGCATAACGATCCACAAGTGCCTTGGCCTTCTCTGGTGCAAAAAATCGTGCCTGCAAAGTAAGCAATTGAGTCAAGTTCACAATACAATTTGAGTAAATTAATGCTAAAAGATTCCAATGAAAACATCCAACTTTGAGTCTACTAGCAACAAGCAGTCCAACAATGACTGCAAGCAAACTCTCCCCGCCAAACAATTAAAATGGGGTCGAATACTGCATTTTACATCTTCCACAATAGGAATATTTGAACCTCTGTGATGGACTCATGTTTCAAAAGATTTGGCATAAAAACGTAAAATTAATTCTTAAGGTGACAACTCATATTGGTTGCACGTTGCTTCCTTCCCTAATAAATTACTTACATGAAAATGCTCTTCTAACGAGCTGTCTAGGACTATATCAGCAGAATACTGTAAAGCTCCATTGATGACAATTAAACTGATTTACCATtgcaaaaaatgagaaaggcATGACACCAGCTATATCGTATGATGATTTTGAGTTTGAGCATCATTATCAATAAAGTTTCTAACTAGAGGCCATCCACTTCATCTTAGACTGCAAAAACCACATGCATATGCCCATTAAGACATTCTTATGGCTGCCCAAGCTTTTATACTCACTTGTATAAACATCCTCTCTGCATCTCCAGCTCTACCATTCTCTTTCAATATAATTCCCTGGAAAACAGGAGAAAGAAACATGTTATCTGGCAGTTAAATTTTCCAGAGGTCACATAAGCCAAACAGTAAACAAGCCAACAGGAAGAATAATaataacagaaagaaaaaaaaccacgTTTGAGCCTCTTTTAtaccagaaaaagaaattgggagaaactCGGGCTAacctttggaagaaaaaaattcactttGAGGAACAACAATCCCATCCCTAGCCTTATTTAGGTGGTAATGGTTGCTATAA of the Eucalyptus grandis isolate ANBG69807.140 chromosome 10, ASM1654582v1, whole genome shotgun sequence genome contains:
- the LOC104423276 gene encoding auxin-responsive protein SAUR72: MDSKKSNKISDIVRLQQILKKWKKIANAPKNTNRSGNSSTGNSNSTTTSTGNGSKSIKFLKRTLSFSDVTASSSDAVPKGFLAVSVGKELKRFVIPTEHLRHPAFGILLQEAEEEFGFQQEGVLKIPCEVRVFEMILKAVEEKRDVTFFSHEYVEKDAISCGSSDCELTPSHHPQMCR